CCGGCCGATGCCGTCGACCACCTCGGCGAGCCGGTCGAGCGCGATGATGCGGGTGTCGACCGGTTTCCGGCCGGCCGGCTTTTCGGTCAGCTGGGACGAATCCATGTCGCCGAAATAGGTCAGCACCAGCGTGCGCGGGATCGGCGTCGCGGTCATGACAAGCAGATCGACAGCCTCGCCCTTGGCGGCCAGCGCCAGCCGCTGATGCACGCCGAACCGGTGCTGCTCGTCGATCACGGCGAGGCCGAGATCGCGGAAACGCACGCTGTCCTGGAACAGGGCATGGGTGCCGACGACGATGGCGATCTCGCCCGATTCGAGCCGCGCCAGGATGCGCGCACGCTCCTGGCCCTTTTCCCGGCCGGTCAGGATCGCGATCTCCAGGCCGGATTGGCCGGTCAGCGCGGTCAGCGTCTTGGCGTGCTGGCGGGCGAGGATTTCGGTTGGTGCCATCAGGGCGGACTGGCGGCCGACCTCGGCCGCCGCCGCGCAGGCCATCAGCGCGACCACCGTCTTGCCCGACCCGACATCGCCCTGCAGCAGGCGCAGCATGCGGGTCTCGGCCGACATGTCCGAGGCGATCTCGGCGGCCGCGCGGCGCTGCGAGCCGGTCAGTTCGAACGGCAGGCCCGCCTCGATGCGCGCCCGGACCGTGCCGTCGCCGACATTGCGCCGCCCGGCCGGACGGCGCAGATTGGCGCGCACCAGGCCGAGCGCCAGCTGGTTGGCCAGCAATTCGTCATAGGCAAGCCTGGACCAGGCCGGTCCCTCGGGCGCGAAATCGTCCAGGTCGCGCGGGGCGTGGACGCTCCGCAGCGCCGTGCCGAAGTCGGGCCAGGCCCGCCGGTCGATGAGGTGCCGGTCCTGCCATTCCGGCAGTTTCGGCAGCCTGGCCAGCGCCGCGTCGCCGGCGCGCCGGATCAGCGCCGAGCCGAGACCCTCGGTCATCGGATAGACCGGCTCGATCAGCGGCATGGTGGCGAACTGTTCCGCCGTCACCACCCGGTCGGGGTGGACCATCTGGCGCATGCCGTCGAACAGTTCGATCGTGCCGGAGACGATGCGCGTCTCGCCGACCGGGCAAAGCTCCTCGATCCGGGCGCGGTGGGCATGGAACCAGACCAGCGTCAGGTCGCCGGTATGGTCGGAGCACTGGACCCGATAGGGCGCGCGCGATTTGCCTGGCGGGGCGGGGCGGTGGCGGTCGATGCTCACCTCGACCGTGACGATCTGGCCGGCCTGGGCCTCGGCGAGCGTCGGCCGGGCCCGCCGGTCGATCAGGCCGGAGGGCAGGTGGAACAGGAGATCGGCGACGCGCGGCGGGCCGTCGGTGTCGAGAAGCCTGGCGAACAGCGCTTCGAGCTTCGGGCCGACGCCTTTCAGCGTGCCGATCGGGGCAAACAGGGGGTCGAGTCGCGTGGGACGCATGGCGGCAATGTATAGCGGCTTTCCGACGCTGACAGCGGGGGCGAGCTTTGCTAGGACAACGGCCGAACCGGGCGGCGCGCAGAAGCGTCCCCGGCTTTCGCCGTTTCGCCCCGGAGCCTGCCCATGACCGGAACCACCCGTTCCAGCGCCGATCTCGATCCGCGCCGCCGCAAGATCCTGTTTCGGTCCTGGCACCGCGGCACGCGCGAGATGGACCTGATCATGGGCCGTTTCGCCGATGTCCATATTGGCACCCTGACGGAGGCCGAGCTCGACGATTACGAGCGGCTGATCGAGGTGCCGGACCGCGACCTGTTCGCCTGGGTGACCGACAAGGCGTCGACGCCGGCCAATTACGACACGAGCGTCTTCCGGTCGCTGAAAACATTCCACTCGGAAGGCAAGGGAGCCTGGCGCGGCTGATGGCCAAACGATCCCCCGCTGACGTCGTTGCTTCGCGCGGCCGCCTGACCCTCGCCGGCGTGCCGCAGGGCTTCGACGCGCTCGTCATTGCCGATCTGGCGCGCCAGTTGCACGCCAAGGGCGACCAGGCCTCGCCCGAACTGGTGGTCGTCTGCCGCGACGGCCCGCGCATGCAGGCACTGGAATCGGCGCTCGGCTTTTTCGCCCCCGGCATCGAAATCCTGACACTGCCGGCCTGGGACTGCCAGCCCTATGACCGCGCTTCGCCGAATGGGGCGATCATGGCGCGGCGCATGCTGACGCTGTCGAGGCTCGCCCGCATCACCGGCCGGGCGACGCCGGCCATCGTGCTGACCACCATCAACGCGGCGCTGCAGCGCCTGCCGGCCAAGGGCCTGCTGGCGGCGCAATCGCTGTCGGCGGCGGCCGGCAACGTGCTGTCCATGGCCAATCTGTCGGCCTGGCTCGAGAACAACGGCTATATGCGCACCTCCACCGTGCGCGAGGTGGGCGAATATGCCGTGCGCGGCGGCATTCTGGATCTTTATCCGCCGGGCCTCGACGCGCCGATCCGGCTCGATTTCTTCGGCGATACGCTGGAATCGATCCGCGCCTTCGATCCCGAGACCCAGCGCACCACCGGCCAGTTGAAGCGGCTCGACCTGGTGCCGACCTCGGAGGTGCAGATCACCACCGAGACCATGGTGAAGTTCCGGCTGGCCTATGTCCGCGCCTTCGGCGGCTCGACCAAGGGCGACGCGCTCTATGAGGCCGTGTCCGAGGGCCGCCGGCATCCCGGCGTCGAGCATTGGCTGCCGCTGTTCCACGACCGGCTGGACACGATCTTCGACTATTTGCCCGGCAGCGGCGTGGTGCTGGACGGCCTGGTCGAGGAGGCCGCCAAGGAGCGCCTGACGACGGTCGCCGACTATTACGATGCACGCAAGACGGCGCTCGACCACAATGCCGGCGGCGTCACCTACAAGCCCTTGCCGCCCGACCAGCTCTATCTGACGGCGGATGAATGGGATCGCCGCCGCAATGGCGAGGCGGTGGTCAAGCTGTCGGCCTTCGCGCTCGCCGGCGCCTCCGACGGCGCTCTGATCGATCTCGAGGGGCGGCGCGGCCATTCCTTCGCGGCCGAGCGCGCCGACGAGAACGCCAATGTCTTCGACGCGGTGGTGGGCCATATCGCTGCCTTGCGCAAAGACCGCAAGCGCGTCGTCGTGGCGGCCTGGTCGGACGGCTCGCGCGACCGCCTGTT
This portion of the Phreatobacter stygius genome encodes:
- the recG gene encoding ATP-dependent DNA helicase RecG, which translates into the protein MRPTRLDPLFAPIGTLKGVGPKLEALFARLLDTDGPPRVADLLFHLPSGLIDRRARPTLAEAQAGQIVTVEVSIDRHRPAPPGKSRAPYRVQCSDHTGDLTLVWFHAHRARIEELCPVGETRIVSGTIELFDGMRQMVHPDRVVTAEQFATMPLIEPVYPMTEGLGSALIRRAGDAALARLPKLPEWQDRHLIDRRAWPDFGTALRSVHAPRDLDDFAPEGPAWSRLAYDELLANQLALGLVRANLRRPAGRRNVGDGTVRARIEAGLPFELTGSQRRAAAEIASDMSAETRMLRLLQGDVGSGKTVVALMACAAAAEVGRQSALMAPTEILARQHAKTLTALTGQSGLEIAILTGREKGQERARILARLESGEIAIVVGTHALFQDSVRFRDLGLAVIDEQHRFGVHQRLALAAKGEAVDLLVMTATPIPRTLVLTYFGDMDSSQLTEKPAGRKPVDTRIIALDRLAEVVDGIGRALDAGRQVYWVCPLVAESEETDMAAAEERFATLGQRFGDKVDLIHGQMKGADKDAAMLRFQRGDSRLLVATTVIEVGVDVPQASVMVIDHAERFGLAQLHQLRGRIGRGETASTCILLYKGPLGEVARKRLDIMRETEDGFRIAEEDLKLRGEGDVLGTKQSGMPGFRLARLEHHGGLLETARNDAKLVIETDPKLTTERGEALRDLLYLFGRDEAIRLVKAG
- a CDS encoding succinate dehydrogenase assembly factor 2, coding for MTGTTRSSADLDPRRRKILFRSWHRGTREMDLIMGRFADVHIGTLTEAELDDYERLIEVPDRDLFAWVTDKASTPANYDTSVFRSLKTFHSEGKGAWRG